One window from the genome of Enterococcus haemoperoxidus ATCC BAA-382 encodes:
- a CDS encoding DUF6056 family protein translates to MTGAINYLWPLALVMFSLIPYADYFFRNKKTSIRVYILPVLIFSFSNEQLIACVIGVVLSYHSAMLIKKRKENYFLYIPTAFFTTGFSFMFLAPGNKLRMQKEIAMWMPDFNELSPFARILRGSSWLFEGWQTKLLLLFIVILIVSLVIDSSKLLAKVVTGYTVFLLLLNYNFPNIFTNFQLINEGNWISQLKLGNILS, encoded by the coding sequence ATCACTGGAGCGATTAATTATTTATGGCCATTAGCATTAGTGATGTTTTCGCTGATTCCTTATGCGGATTATTTTTTTAGAAATAAAAAAACGTCAATTCGGGTATACATATTGCCTGTACTTATTTTTTCCTTTTCAAATGAACAGTTGATTGCTTGTGTTATTGGCGTTGTGTTGTCTTATCATAGTGCAATGTTGATAAAGAAGCGAAAAGAGAACTATTTTTTGTATATTCCAACTGCATTTTTTACTACTGGATTCTCGTTTATGTTTTTAGCGCCGGGAAATAAATTGAGGATGCAAAAAGAAATAGCGATGTGGATGCCGGATTTTAATGAACTATCACCATTTGCAAGAATATTAAGAGGAAGCTCATGGTTATTTGAAGGTTGGCAAACAAAATTATTACTTCTGTTTATTGTTATTCTCATAGTTTCTCTGGTTATTGATTCTTCAAAATTACTAGCTAAAGTAGTAACCGGATATACAGTGTTTTTGTTGTTATTGAACTATAATTTTCCCAATATATTTACGAACTTTCAACTTATCAACGAAGGGAATTGGATCAGTCAATTAAAATTAGGCAACATTTTAAGTTGA
- a CDS encoding MerR family transcriptional regulator, whose protein sequence is MREKELRRSMSVFPIGTVMKLTDLSARQIRYYEEQDLIHPERSEGNRRMYSLNDIDVLLEIKDYLSDGLNMAGIKRVYEMKLEEQMHAQETNKPLTDEDVRKILYDELISQGGLTQQNPFQSRGPKL, encoded by the coding sequence ATGAGAGAAAAGGAACTGAGAAGGTCAATGTCAGTTTTTCCAATTGGTACAGTTATGAAACTGACTGATTTATCAGCACGGCAAATACGTTATTATGAAGAGCAAGATTTGATTCATCCTGAAAGAAGCGAAGGAAATCGACGTATGTATTCACTAAATGACATTGATGTATTGCTTGAAATCAAGGATTATTTATCTGATGGTCTAAACATGGCTGGAATCAAACGTGTTTATGAAATGAAGCTGGAAGAACAAATGCATGCCCAAGAAACAAACAAACCGCTGACCGATGAAGATGTTCGGAAGATTTTATATGATGAACTTATTTCTCAAGGCGGACTTACTCAACAAAATCCATTCCAATCCAGAGGCCCAAAATTGTAA
- the glnA gene encoding type I glutamate--ammonia ligase produces MTKKQNTVEDIKRIADEENVRFLRLMFTDIMGTIKNVEVPVSQLDKVLSNKMMFDGSSIEGFVRIEESDMYLYPDVSTWMIFPWESTHGKVARLICDIYNPDGTPFAGDPRGNLKRALADMETLGFTSFNLGPEPEFFLFKLDEDGKITTDLNDRGGYFDFAPTDLGENCRRDIVLELESLGFEVEASHHEVAPGQHEIDFKYADVIEACDNIQTFKLVVKTIARKHGLHATFMPKPLYGINGSGMHCNMSLFKGDENVFYDENGPMQLSQTAYHFLGGLLKHARAYTAVCNPTVNSYKRLVPGYEAPVYVAWSGRNRSPLVRVPESRGLSTRLELRSVDPSANPYLTMATLLQAGLDGIKNEIDPPQAVDRNIYVMNEEERKEAQIHDLPSTLHNAIKELRKDDVMINALGEHIYVNFVEAKRMEWAAFRQTVSEWEREQYLELY; encoded by the coding sequence ATGACGAAGAAACAAAACACAGTAGAAGATATCAAACGAATAGCCGATGAAGAAAATGTTCGATTTTTACGATTAATGTTTACAGACATTATGGGAACAATCAAAAATGTGGAAGTTCCAGTGAGCCAATTAGATAAAGTGTTAAGCAATAAAATGATGTTTGATGGGTCTTCTATTGAAGGTTTTGTGAGAATTGAAGAAAGCGATATGTATTTATATCCAGACGTATCCACATGGATGATTTTTCCGTGGGAAAGCACACATGGGAAAGTTGCTCGTCTGATTTGTGATATTTATAATCCTGATGGAACACCATTTGCTGGAGATCCTCGTGGTAATTTAAAACGGGCATTAGCAGATATGGAAACGTTAGGTTTTACTTCATTCAATCTTGGGCCTGAGCCGGAATTTTTCTTATTCAAATTAGATGAAGATGGTAAAATCACAACTGACTTAAATGACCGAGGTGGTTATTTTGATTTTGCACCAACCGATCTCGGTGAAAACTGCCGTAGAGATATCGTTCTTGAACTTGAAAGTCTTGGGTTTGAAGTTGAAGCTTCTCATCATGAAGTGGCGCCAGGTCAGCATGAGATTGACTTTAAATATGCTGATGTTATCGAAGCCTGTGATAATATCCAAACCTTTAAATTAGTCGTTAAAACAATTGCTAGAAAACATGGCTTACACGCAACATTTATGCCAAAACCATTGTATGGCATCAATGGATCAGGAATGCACTGTAACATGTCATTGTTTAAAGGCGATGAAAATGTCTTCTACGATGAAAATGGTCCGATGCAACTAAGTCAAACGGCTTATCATTTTCTTGGTGGATTATTGAAACATGCTCGTGCTTATACAGCCGTTTGTAATCCAACGGTTAACTCATATAAACGTTTAGTACCAGGATATGAAGCGCCTGTATATGTTGCTTGGAGTGGTCGCAATCGTTCGCCGTTAGTTCGAGTTCCTGAATCGCGTGGCTTATCTACTCGTTTAGAGTTACGATCAGTTGATCCGTCAGCAAATCCATATTTAACAATGGCTACACTTTTACAAGCGGGATTAGATGGAATCAAAAATGAAATTGATCCACCACAAGCGGTTGACCGCAATATTTATGTGATGAATGAAGAAGAACGAAAAGAAGCGCAAATCCATGATTTACCTTCAACACTGCATAACGCTATTAAAGAATTACGTAAGGATGATGTAATGATCAATGCGTTAGGTGAGCATATTTATGTGAACTTTGTTGAAGCGAAACGTATGGAATGGGCTGCTTTCCGTCAAACTGTTTCTGAGTGGGAAAGAGAACAATATTTAGAGTTATACTAA
- a CDS encoding antibiotic biosynthesis monooxygenase family protein, with protein MIVQTVAFTIKKEGKEIFEAKTSKDVASMVGFSGCVSSECWYTEDKDNCEFMLVSKWQSKKDFQNWLKRPEHLQEHREAHKNKDSKPSIVIEKIRKSYEVFA; from the coding sequence ATGATCGTTCAAACTGTTGCGTTTACTATAAAAAAAGAAGGAAAAGAAATTTTCGAAGCTAAAACAAGTAAAGATGTCGCTTCAATGGTAGGATTTTCAGGTTGTGTATCAAGTGAATGTTGGTATACAGAAGATAAGGATAACTGTGAATTTATGTTGGTTTCTAAATGGCAGAGTAAAAAAGATTTTCAAAACTGGTTAAAACGTCCAGAGCACTTACAAGAACATCGAGAGGCACATAAAAATAAAGACAGCAAACCGTCTATCGTTATAGAAAAAATTAGAAAAAGCTACGAAGTTTTTGCTTAA
- a CDS encoding DUF3114 domain-containing protein gives MNKLNFSPANFEKLQQQGWDKAALVTYINNINGNKLNANQEIFLVGSEIYTEMLKKSQLSDQEKVILVIDHLGGYLNDSGDLQFASTEYKFYDQMPPGAPFFDYYSKTVQRAYPNGLIIAQADKKLTKTALKKKYANETKIHQFRNQLDKCIIEYVEDYKKCYNLKNDEVAIKTILKDNWFYADPQYHNRAHIDIEISAGDLKKGSRTLTNKGLLKKIRKRGFYRKILSGDYHSEFILDEQGQLLSQWKEQIKERDYLECAIANGESFNYGERPRFDQYHTHDKLDGNPPRYFDTNKRTQLKQNWISPTDNWFYQAVRRLAEKGVRYKKRTNKI, from the coding sequence ATGAACAAATTAAATTTTTCTCCAGCTAACTTTGAAAAGCTTCAGCAACAGGGGTGGGACAAAGCCGCTCTAGTTACCTACATAAATAATATAAATGGAAATAAACTGAACGCCAACCAAGAAATTTTTTTAGTTGGTTCTGAAATCTACACAGAAATGTTAAAAAAAAGTCAGCTTTCAGATCAAGAAAAAGTTATACTAGTCATCGATCATCTGGGTGGATACCTGAATGATTCAGGTGATTTACAGTTTGCGTCAACTGAATATAAATTTTATGATCAAATGCCGCCAGGGGCACCTTTTTTCGATTACTATTCAAAAACTGTACAACGTGCTTATCCAAATGGTTTGATCATAGCACAAGCAGATAAAAAATTAACAAAAACAGCCCTCAAGAAAAAATACGCAAATGAAACGAAAATCCATCAATTTAGAAATCAATTAGATAAATGTATTATTGAATATGTGGAAGACTACAAAAAATGCTACAATTTAAAAAATGATGAAGTTGCAATCAAAACGATTCTTAAAGATAATTGGTTTTATGCAGATCCGCAATATCATAACCGTGCTCATATTGATATAGAGATTTCGGCTGGTGATCTTAAAAAAGGAAGTAGAACCCTTACTAATAAAGGGTTATTAAAAAAAATCAGAAAACGAGGGTTTTATCGAAAAATTTTATCGGGAGATTATCATAGTGAATTTATTTTAGATGAACAGGGTCAACTTTTAAGCCAATGGAAAGAACAAATCAAAGAAAGAGACTACTTAGAATGTGCAATTGCAAATGGTGAATCGTTCAACTATGGTGAGCGCCCTAGATTTGATCAATATCATACACACGATAAACTAGATGGAAATCCTCCTCGATACTTTGATACAAATAAGCGGACTCAACTTAAACAGAATTGGATTTCGCCAACCGATAATTGGTTTTATCAAGCGGTTAGACGCTTAGCAGAAAAGGGGGTTCGGTATAAAAAACGAACGAACAAAATCTAA
- the nifJ gene encoding pyruvate:ferredoxin (flavodoxin) oxidoreductase, which yields MRKMKTMDGNTAAAYISYAFTELAAIYPITPSSTMAELVDQWSAEGKQNIFGQPVKIVEMQSEAGAAGVVHGSLKTGALTTTYTASQGLLLMIPNMYKIAGELLPSVFHVASRAVTTNALNIFGDHGDVMAARQTGFAMLCESSVQEVMDLSAVAHLASIESSVPFINFFDGFRTSHEIQKIEVLDYDELAPLLDQEKLSDFRSRSMNPNHPSVSGTNQNPDIHFQQRETINSYYEQIPAIVKKYMDEINELRGTNYDLVTYYGAEDAEEVIVSMGSAAQAIEQTIDYLTKQGRKVGFLNIHLYRPFPIENFLEKMPKTVKAIGVMDRTKEPGAGGEPLLLDVQSAMYESDLRPMIIGGRYGLGSKDVLPNQIVAIYDELLKDKKAAKSRFTIGIVDDVTYTSLDCGEALDLTNPKTYQAKFWGFGSDGTVGANKSAIKIIGDHTDKYAQGFFYYDSKKSGGLTVSHLRFGETPIRSTYLIEHADFVACHTAAYLNTYDLVKGLKKGGTFLLNTVWNDEQLERFLPNKLKRYLAENEINFYTINAVRLASEVGLGGRINTAMETAFFKLAEIMPFDEVLPILKEEAFKSYARKSMSVVEKNVQAIERTVELLHKVEVPLEWKTIEVKPKVRKANITDYVHEIVEPINRQEGNDLAVSAFMKNDMADGRMPLGTTAVEKRGIAVEVPEWNSDRCTMCNECAFVCPHAAIRPFLADDEEMAEAPEGYIVREMRGADGLKYRIQVSVEDCTGCGLCVDACPAKGKALVMKPYEEQKEQAMNWAFSMTLKQKENPAKPNTVLGTQFNKPLLEFSGACAGCGETPYVKLLTQMFGDRMMIANATGCSSIWGGAAPVAPYTTNDEGQGPAWSNSLLEDNAEFGYGMLLASQTRREHLAMKMSEAMNVASPALKLLMEDWIKHMHTGEGTQQRAAKLKAALLDEKKDQPLLEIIYADNDLFVKNSQWMIGGDGWAYDIGYGGIDHVLASGADVNMLVLDNEVYSNTGGQTSKATPASAIAKFSASGKYVSKKDLGMMAMTYGNVYVAQIASGANQMQTIKAFEEAERFPGPSIIIAYTPCITHGLVGGMSKTLEEAKEAVNSGYWSLYRYNPELRESGKNPMTLDYKKPNFEAMQEFMRKQVRFSSLEATQPEFAGKLFEKTVDDAKNRFYNYARMAGQEEKIRAKLEKATEEVVGEKAPRVKKERVVDPEADARRAARRAERAAKRGKIEE from the coding sequence ATGCGAAAAATGAAGACGATGGATGGAAATACAGCAGCAGCATATATTTCATATGCGTTTACTGAATTAGCCGCTATTTACCCAATTACACCAAGCTCAACGATGGCTGAACTTGTCGATCAGTGGTCGGCAGAAGGCAAGCAAAATATTTTTGGACAACCTGTTAAAATTGTTGAAATGCAATCAGAAGCAGGTGCGGCAGGCGTAGTCCACGGATCGTTGAAAACTGGTGCATTAACAACTACATACACTGCTTCACAAGGATTATTACTGATGATACCGAACATGTATAAGATTGCTGGAGAGTTGCTTCCGTCAGTCTTTCATGTTGCTAGTCGTGCTGTGACAACAAATGCGCTGAACATTTTCGGTGACCACGGAGATGTGATGGCTGCTCGTCAGACAGGGTTTGCTATGTTATGTGAAAGTAGCGTCCAGGAAGTCATGGATTTATCAGCGGTCGCTCATTTAGCATCGATTGAATCAAGTGTTCCATTTATCAACTTCTTTGATGGATTTCGGACTAGTCATGAAATCCAAAAAATCGAAGTATTGGACTATGATGAATTAGCACCATTACTGGATCAAGAAAAACTAAGCGATTTTCGTAGCAGAAGCATGAATCCAAATCATCCTTCCGTTAGTGGAACGAACCAAAATCCAGATATCCATTTCCAACAACGTGAAACGATCAATAGCTATTATGAACAAATTCCAGCTATAGTTAAAAAATACATGGATGAAATCAATGAGCTTAGAGGGACGAATTATGATTTGGTCACTTATTACGGAGCTGAAGATGCAGAAGAAGTGATTGTTTCAATGGGGTCAGCTGCCCAAGCAATCGAGCAAACGATCGATTACTTGACGAAGCAAGGTAGAAAAGTTGGCTTCTTAAATATTCATTTGTACCGTCCGTTTCCAATAGAGAACTTTTTAGAAAAAATGCCTAAAACTGTTAAGGCAATCGGAGTGATGGATCGTACGAAAGAACCAGGAGCCGGCGGTGAGCCGCTACTTTTAGATGTTCAAAGTGCGATGTATGAGTCGGATTTGCGTCCAATGATTATTGGCGGCCGTTATGGATTGGGATCAAAAGACGTCTTACCAAACCAAATCGTTGCGATTTATGATGAGTTACTAAAAGATAAAAAAGCAGCAAAATCGAGGTTCACGATCGGAATTGTAGATGATGTGACGTACACTTCACTTGATTGCGGGGAAGCTCTCGATTTGACCAATCCAAAAACCTATCAAGCAAAATTCTGGGGATTTGGCTCAGATGGTACAGTTGGTGCAAATAAGTCAGCAATCAAAATCATTGGGGACCATACGGATAAATATGCTCAGGGATTCTTTTATTATGATTCAAAAAAATCTGGTGGGTTGACAGTTTCTCATTTACGTTTTGGCGAGACACCGATTCGTTCGACTTATTTGATCGAGCATGCAGATTTTGTTGCATGTCATACTGCAGCTTACTTAAATACGTATGATTTAGTTAAGGGATTGAAAAAAGGGGGAACCTTTTTACTGAATACAGTTTGGAATGACGAACAATTGGAACGATTCTTACCCAATAAACTAAAGCGTTACTTAGCTGAAAACGAGATTAATTTTTATACGATCAATGCCGTTAGACTAGCTAGTGAAGTTGGATTAGGTGGTCGAATCAATACAGCGATGGAAACAGCTTTTTTCAAATTGGCAGAGATCATGCCATTTGATGAGGTACTACCAATCTTAAAAGAAGAAGCATTTAAAAGTTATGCAAGAAAATCGATGTCTGTTGTTGAAAAAAATGTTCAAGCAATTGAACGCACTGTTGAACTTCTGCATAAAGTTGAAGTGCCACTTGAGTGGAAAACAATTGAAGTAAAACCAAAAGTCCGTAAAGCAAACATTACTGATTATGTTCATGAAATCGTAGAACCAATCAATCGTCAAGAAGGAAATGATCTTGCAGTCAGTGCATTTATGAAAAATGATATGGCGGATGGGCGGATGCCGCTAGGTACGACCGCTGTCGAAAAACGTGGTATCGCTGTAGAAGTACCAGAATGGAATAGTGATCGTTGCACAATGTGTAATGAGTGTGCGTTTGTTTGTCCGCATGCTGCGATTCGTCCATTTTTGGCAGACGATGAAGAAATGGCAGAAGCACCAGAAGGCTATATCGTCAGAGAAATGCGCGGAGCCGATGGTCTAAAGTATCGTATTCAAGTTTCTGTAGAAGATTGTACAGGTTGCGGACTTTGTGTGGACGCATGCCCAGCCAAAGGCAAAGCTTTAGTTATGAAACCTTACGAAGAGCAAAAAGAACAAGCCATGAACTGGGCATTTTCTATGACGTTGAAACAAAAGGAAAATCCAGCCAAACCAAATACTGTTTTAGGAACGCAATTTAACAAACCACTATTAGAATTTTCAGGTGCTTGTGCTGGTTGCGGTGAAACACCCTATGTGAAATTATTAACGCAAATGTTTGGTGATCGAATGATGATCGCAAATGCTACAGGCTGTTCTTCTATTTGGGGTGGAGCAGCACCTGTTGCTCCTTATACAACAAATGATGAAGGACAAGGTCCTGCTTGGTCTAACTCATTATTAGAAGATAATGCAGAATTTGGGTATGGAATGCTTTTAGCTAGCCAAACACGTCGTGAACATTTAGCGATGAAGATGAGTGAAGCGATGAATGTTGCTTCTCCAGCGTTAAAATTATTAATGGAAGATTGGATCAAGCATATGCACACGGGTGAAGGCACGCAACAACGTGCTGCCAAACTAAAAGCTGCATTACTAGATGAAAAAAAGGATCAACCTTTATTAGAAATAATCTATGCAGACAACGATTTGTTTGTGAAAAATAGTCAATGGATGATTGGTGGAGACGGTTGGGCTTACGATATTGGTTATGGGGGGATCGATCATGTTCTTGCCAGCGGTGCCGACGTTAATATGCTAGTTTTAGATAATGAAGTCTATTCTAATACTGGTGGACAAACCTCAAAAGCAACACCTGCCTCAGCCATTGCAAAATTCTCGGCAAGTGGTAAATACGTTTCTAAAAAAGATTTAGGCATGATGGCAATGACTTATGGCAACGTTTATGTAGCTCAAATTGCGTCGGGTGCTAATCAAATGCAGACGATCAAAGCTTTTGAAGAAGCTGAACGTTTCCCAGGGCCATCTATTATTATCGCTTATACGCCTTGTATTACGCATGGGTTAGTGGGTGGAATGAGTAAAACTTTGGAAGAAGCAAAAGAAGCAGTTAATTCCGGTTATTGGTCATTGTATCGCTATAATCCAGAACTAAGGGAGTCAGGAAAAAATCCAATGACTTTAGATTACAAAAAACCAAATTTTGAAGCGATGCAGGAGTTTATGCGTAAACAAGTTCGTTTCTCTTCATTAGAAGCTACACAACCTGAATTTGCAGGTAAACTTTTTGAAAAAACGGTTGATGATGCGAAAAATCGTTTTTATAATTATGCAAGGATGGCTGGTCAAGAAGAAAAAATCCGAGCAAAATTAGAAAAAGCAACAGAAGAAGTAGTGGGTGAAAAAGCACCTCGTGTAAAAAAAGAGCGAGTAGTCGATCCAGAAGCTGATGCAAGAAGAGCAGCTAGACGAGCTGAACGTGCAGCAAAACGTGGAAAGATAGAAGAATAA
- the cdaA gene encoding diadenylate cyclase CdaA codes for MSFQLSQLFDLNYWRQLISSDFLSRDYIINVIDILVVWYLVYKLIMLVRGTKAVQLLKGVAVFIVIRILSEIIGLHTLSWLMNQVIMYGVIAAVVIFQPEVRRGLEHLGRSSFFRTTRSEQQEDEKMILSFDKAIQYMSKRKIGALITIERNTGLDEYIETGIPLDADITGELLINIFIPNTPLHDGAVIVKQGKIAVASAYLPLSESNLIPKEFGTRHRAAVGISEVSDAVTIIVSEETGDVSLTLNNDLIPRLTQEEYLKILRAELVPKEENKDKKNLLQHFLDGVSKGAKKK; via the coding sequence ATGTCTTTTCAACTTAGTCAATTATTTGATTTAAATTATTGGCGGCAATTGATCTCATCTGATTTCTTGTCCCGTGATTATATTATTAATGTTATAGATATTTTGGTAGTATGGTACCTTGTCTACAAATTGATCATGCTCGTTAGGGGAACAAAAGCCGTCCAGCTGTTAAAAGGGGTCGCTGTTTTTATTGTGATCCGAATATTAAGTGAAATTATTGGTCTACATACATTATCTTGGCTGATGAACCAAGTAATTATGTATGGTGTAATTGCTGCTGTTGTGATTTTTCAACCAGAAGTTCGGCGAGGCTTAGAACATCTCGGTAGAAGCTCATTCTTCCGTACAACTAGGTCAGAGCAACAAGAAGATGAAAAAATGATTCTCTCCTTCGACAAAGCCATTCAGTATATGTCGAAACGGAAGATTGGTGCTTTGATCACAATAGAAAGAAATACTGGTTTAGATGAATACATTGAAACGGGTATTCCTTTAGATGCCGACATTACTGGAGAATTATTGATCAATATTTTTATTCCGAATACGCCACTACATGACGGTGCTGTAATCGTAAAACAAGGGAAAATTGCTGTAGCAAGTGCCTATCTGCCTTTATCAGAAAGTAACTTGATTCCCAAAGAATTCGGTACCCGACATAGAGCAGCTGTTGGTATTAGTGAAGTAAGTGATGCTGTGACGATCATTGTGTCAGAAGAAACAGGAGACGTCAGTCTGACGCTAAACAATGATTTGATTCCTAGACTGACACAGGAAGAGTACCTAAAAATCCTTAGAGCAGAATTAGTACCAAAAGAAGAAAACAAAGATAAAAAAAATCTTTTGCAACACTTTCTTGACGGTGTATCGAAAGGGGCGAAAAAGAAATGA
- a CDS encoding CdaR family protein, which produces MKKPSQSNWFSGLLALLFALLLFFNANSSGNISNMSGTNQVYDEMLYNIPVQVEYDQAKYFVSGYEETVNVHLSSANRIQLNLESNEDTRNFQVVADLTKTPLGTSEIQLRVKGLSTAVTAEIEPKTITVTVEKKVTKSFDVEAQLPESIEAEGYKVEKISVSPKTVEITTGEETAKAISRVIAPLSNVKQSVDTIKQTVNVQAIDSKGQVLSIENPAPQVKVVVDLTLPSKEVGLTISPTGSPPSGVEHFTFNLSEQKVEIRGTKSVLDAIDTIELPVDVTNIKSSTKQKIKIPTNSEYIVSPEEVEVTINPVFAGSDTSYSETTGQSTTTSYSSQVLPPPLPSSERPISSSSTTSSSSSTSTESTTEDNLENGSSSVPAS; this is translated from the coding sequence ATGAAAAAGCCCTCCCAAAGCAATTGGTTTTCAGGATTATTAGCATTACTGTTTGCCTTGTTGCTATTTTTCAATGCTAATTCATCTGGGAATATATCGAATATGTCTGGTACAAACCAAGTTTATGATGAAATGCTTTATAATATACCGGTTCAAGTAGAGTATGATCAAGCCAAATATTTTGTTTCTGGTTATGAAGAAACCGTGAACGTCCATTTAAGCAGCGCAAATCGAATTCAATTGAATTTAGAATCAAATGAAGATACTAGAAATTTTCAAGTAGTTGCTGATTTAACTAAAACACCGCTTGGTACTTCGGAAATTCAATTAAGAGTTAAAGGATTAAGTACAGCTGTAACTGCTGAGATCGAACCAAAAACAATCACTGTAACAGTTGAGAAAAAAGTAACAAAATCATTTGACGTAGAGGCCCAATTGCCAGAATCAATCGAAGCTGAAGGCTATAAAGTAGAGAAAATTTCAGTAAGTCCTAAAACAGTGGAAATCACGACGGGAGAAGAGACGGCTAAAGCAATCTCTCGTGTCATTGCTCCACTATCAAATGTCAAACAATCTGTTGATACAATCAAACAAACGGTCAACGTCCAAGCAATTGATAGTAAAGGACAAGTGTTAAGTATTGAAAATCCGGCGCCTCAAGTAAAAGTTGTCGTTGACTTAACATTACCTTCAAAAGAAGTTGGACTGACAATCAGCCCAACAGGATCACCGCCTTCAGGTGTTGAGCATTTTACATTTAATCTTTCGGAGCAAAAAGTTGAAATTAGAGGGACAAAATCAGTTTTAGACGCAATCGATACAATAGAATTACCTGTTGATGTGACGAATATAAAGTCATCAACTAAACAAAAAATAAAGATTCCAACAAACTCAGAGTACATTGTTTCACCTGAGGAAGTAGAAGTGACAATCAATCCAGTCTTTGCTGGTTCCGATACAAGTTACTCTGAAACGACCGGACAAAGCACGACAACATCTTATTCAAGTCAAGTGTTGCCACCACCGTTACCGTCCAGTGAAAGACCGATAAGTTCTTCAAGTACAACAAGTTCGTCAAGTTCGACAAGTACTGAGAGTACTACCGAAGATAATCTAGAAAACGGGAGTAGTTCAGTTCCTGCAAGTTAA